The Arvicola amphibius chromosome 5, mArvAmp1.2, whole genome shotgun sequence genome contains the following window.
AGGGACAAATAAAACATTCAGACAAGTTTACACTTTAAAACTTCTACCAACATTAACAAAGATATGACGTCATGTTAATTTACGTTAGTACCATGGTCCAAAATACATTTTCCATTACACATCCAATCTTGTTGCTGCACAGCAGGGGCTTCTAGTGGGAGTTAGCATACAGTCTGTTCTTGATGAAGACAACACTGGACAGGTGCTGCCTGATGTCGGGGTAGTGCTGAATGTGACAGAACCAGCAGGACACATTCAGATAGCTCTCTTCTTCCTGAACTGTCAGGTTAACAATAAAACAATGGAGCCCGTAGTACAGAAGGATATCTGCCAAGGTAAAGTTATAAACCGCAAAGTTATAAACTGCAAGGTAGACTTTGTCTTCAAGGTAGGAATTAAGATTCTTCAGCAGAGTGTGGGTGTCTTCTTTGCTGGAGTGTCCATCCACTCAGGTGACCCTGTACTCTAACCACTGCTGAAtgatttccttctcttctggGGTGCTCCCCAGCAAGTGTTCTTTATTGGCTAGCTTGACTAGATGGGTCGCGATGGTAGCCAATCCCATTAGACTGGGACCATTGTTTGTTTGCCGAACTGGAACCTGTCGCTCTCCCTGAGCGCTGTACTTATTCCCCGGCCTCAGTCCCAGAGACTTCTCCAGCAGCTTCAGCTCCGCGGCCGCCGCCATCTTCTGGCCCAGCTCCTGGCGGGGCGGGATGGTTTCTTAAATTATTACTGAAGTCTCCCTGCAGGTAACCTTGTAACTGTGTGAAAACCACTGATTAAACAACCTGGCATGAAGTACAATGCATGTTTCCCACTTAGGGATGCCGCACTGAATACTTGAAGCATCATTCCCTTTCACTTCTGAGAAACTGAAGTGCTCTTTTATGCCACCCCTGTCCCACCACAAGGCTTCAGGGTCGAGGTAAGAGGTGCATACACCAAGCACAAATCTCTGCtacatctttatatttttaaaagatagttaaaggtcagggatggtaatgcctccagaagttcctttattgtataggattgttttggctattctgggttttttgtttttccatataaagttgattattgttctctcaaggtctgtaaagaattttgttgggattttaatggggattgcattgaatttatagattacctttggtagaattgccatttttactatgttgaccctacccatccaagagcatgggaggtctttccattttctggtgtcctcttcaatttctttcttcaaagccttaaagtttttgtcaaataggtctttcacttttttggttacagttaccccaagatattttatgctatttgtggctatcgtaaaaggtgaagtttctctgaattccctctctgcttttctgtcctttgtgtataggagtgctattgatttttttttttttttgagttgatcttgtaacctgccacttcagtgaagttatttatcagctgtaggagttctttggtagaggtttgggggtcctatcatactacaaaagcatttgttcaactatgttcatagcagcattatttgtaatagccagatcctggaaacaacctagatgctcctcaatggaagaatggataaagaaagtgtggaatatatatgcattagagtactactcagtgataaaaaacaatgacatcttgaattttgcatgcaaatggatggaaataggaaacaccatcctgagtgaggtaacccagactcaaaaagatgaatatggtatgtactcactcattagtggattctagccatagaattgagcctatattacatgatcctaaagaagctagataggaaggtgaacccaaagaaaaacatgtagttatcctcctggatattggaagtagacaaaattgccaggcaaaaattgagagcttggggggtgggggcaggatgggagtaaggggaaatggggagagagaagtgagaaggggaggatggggagagcttgggggaatgggacagttgggatggaggaagagtggatatggaatcagggaagtttatatcttaattaagggagccatttgaaggtaggcaagagattggactctagaggggttcccaggtgtccaaggagatgtccccagcttgctctttgagcagctgaggagagggggcctgaactggccctttactatagccacactgatgattatcttgcatatcaccatagtaccttcatctgacgttggatggagatagagacagagacccacgttggagcactggactgagctcccaaggtccaaatgaggagcaaaaggagggagaacatgagcaaggaagtcagggccatgaggggtgcatccattcaccgagacaatgggactgatctaatgggagctcaccaaggccaactggactgggactgatggagtgtgtgatcaaaccggactctttgaacttggtggacaatgagggctgactgagaagccaaggacaatggcactgggttttgattctactgtatgtactggctttgtgggaacctagtctgtttggatcctcaccttcctagacctggatggatgggggaggaacttggactgcccacagggcagggaaccctgactgctccttggactggagagggaggggagggggaatgggggaggggaagggaaatgggaggaggggaggaggtgaaaatttgtaaaattatataatttaataaaaaaattaaataaaaaagatagttaaagaAAGTATTTTCCAGCTCACAAACAATTAGGAGTAGCTTCAAGACTCCATGGAAATAGAATTCACTATTTCTCCTGTCCCTTGGGAAAACATtctcacatacagacacaatgACTATCATAGGACTCTTTTTAAGGATTAGTTatttaagtaagtaaataaataagaaaacaaaggcttAAAATAAGGTCAAAGTGGAGATGGCCAAGCTCACCAGGCATTCCTTTCAATTTAGACTCAAGATAAGAGCATACTCaactctctgtttctcctttttgcctggtttttccctttcttctttccttcttgcccAACATATTTAGTATCTACTATGTGcaatatttacattaaatatttgGGATAGTTTCTTCAGATCACAGTGTGTGGGAAGAACAAATAATTAAGTTaatcacttattcattcattgaGTCATTACCTATGGAATGCTTTCTGCATGTGTCTTGCCTTGGAACTACAATAAACACTTAACTACCTAGGACCCTAAGTGCATGCTGGTACTGTGGGGTCAAATTAAAATAGGGTGATAATTGGGTCCTCTGTTTCTCTACTTGCCTATGATTTGAAATACATGATACTAAATACAATGTTTAATGATCTCTGCCATCTTTGTGACTAAAGACCATATGTAATGAAGTACTCATAAGACATTGTCCCTAATTTTTATccttttgctgtgatgaaataccatgaacaAAGCAATTTAGGTAGGAATGACTTGTTTGGCTTATAATTCCCTGTTATAATCTGTTACtgtggagaagtcaaggcaggaacttaaagtATCACATCATAGTtacaagcaaagaaagaataaatgtttctttgatttctctcaTCCCATGTCTCCTTTCTACATTGTTTAGGACTCCTTGCCTAGAGAATGGTGCTGCCGACAATGGGttgggtcttcctacatcaattagtaaGACAATTTCTCCTCCTTACACATGTGTACAGACCAACCTGAGGGAgttatttcctcaactgaggcctCTCTTCTCAGGTGAAGATACAGATTGTCAAATTGTCACTTAGAACCAATCAGCATGGGCATGGCATATTATCAGTTGAATGGATATTTAATGGAATGTTTTATGTCAAAGCAAGAAATTTAAAAGTTTCTAtaagaatatttagaaatatttctattattatacAACTTTCTTGCCTGAGAGATACATGCAATATTAGAATCTCTGTATCTGCCTGTTTACATATGAAAAGGAGATTAATTTTTAACTCTTCTGAATTCAGAATGCCAGTAGATTTTTGACAGATTTGTCATAAGTATATAAGGAAAGCTGGGGAgcacagggttttttgtttgttttgagacaggtatgGAATTGACTACGTAGGCAGGATCCAAGtcacagaaatccttctgccttagcttccccagtgctagaatcACAGGTGTGAATTACTGCACCTAACTGccatctgtttcattttttatttacttcagtggggtatatatttttttctgttatgttgCCATTAAATCAAGTATATAGAAATAAACTGATTAGAACCAGATTCACCAAGTAGTTATTAAAACAAGatcaaatttattttgtttctcaataCTTACCCACTGGTCTTTCACTCCTAAACCAAGATGTCAAAATTCAATGAAGTATTTAATGTTtcattaaagaagaaagatttttaacaGTAATAactgttaaaatattaaatgctaattaatattaattattcaaACATTTCAATGTGGTGAAGCATTTTTAGGGTTCCagagagaaaatttgagataatggccaagttGGGAAGGGCAGTTATAACCTTTATTGATAGATAACCCTACACACACTGTATTTCAGGAGGTCTCCTCTGATCAGACCAGATCCAAACCAACCTGGGATGAGTTCACAGCCTTGTTTCCTATGGAAAGAGAAGCAAGACCTCTTCTCCAAAACATTTTTGATTTCTACTTGGCATATacatttttgagttttttaaagttaaggcattcttaaaatatataggctggTTTATTTCAACAGTCCCTCTTTCAGTTTCAAGTTTCTTAGCAGCTGACCATTGCTTCCCAGCAATCAAAAAACTTAAAATCACTACGATAGCATACAGGATCCAAActtcctgtgtatttcccatctttatgtggctttttattttatattacttttactgtctctttaaagactttacttttaaaaaaatctatttctttctttctatgactgcctatacccattttctttctttttaaagcctacacacattgtaaaacacattGGAAGCtgtttatagttttttttctatcagGACCCTTTTTTTCTGCTTATCTTTTAGCCTTTTTTTGACTGCATGAACAAACTTTAGACTCAAATTACACCTGAATCCTCCACATACTCTAGCAGCTAGCTCTGCCCACTCTTGGGTCAGGTCATGAAAGCCAAGCCCAAAGCTTGCATCCAGGAGGCATGTGACCAGGAACTGCATTATTCAAACTTCCTAGAGCTCTGGAATGCCAATGCTTGTGctgtggcaggcatttttactttattttttgttcctACTTCACATACTGACTGCTCAAGGGCTCGCTAGCAGGCAGAAACTCTTAAAggagcttttttattttattttttttccagctttctcAGACTCTAGATTGATTTTTCTGAGCCCCATTATGGAACATCaaaatattatgtatgttttactttttgaCCCTTTTGTgaggcccaccacccagttcccaaataaatcacacatggaggcttattcttagttccAAGGGATTCAAAGCTTCCAACTGCTCCTGAAACCTCAGTGAaattctgaaacacagcttgctccaatactgaagGGACTTAAGAGGTGCATGAACAGCCACATGGCAGGGCAGTCCACTCTCTAGGTCctccccagtgggacaaaacccggggcccttcccccaactcccttggctATTCTAGATGGCCAGCAAGGAGTTTCCTTTGCCTAGGCtccccccaaacccaaacccatccaCTGGACCCCACAAGCTACTAGCCACACCCTGCCTAAGAACTGAGAGCTTGctataatactgaggggaccaagagcttgctacaacactgaggggattaagaACACAAAGAGAGCAAACAgcgagaagaccaagagagcaggcttatagagacctcagaggctttctgagacagacattgacagtacagagcagaccaataAAAACTCCCAGACACTCaaacagccactgcaaggattgga
Protein-coding sequences here:
- the Eef1e1 gene encoding LOW QUALITY PROTEIN: eukaryotic translation elongation factor 1 epsilon-1 (The sequence of the model RefSeq protein was modified relative to this genomic sequence to represent the inferred CDS: substituted 1 base at 1 genomic stop codon), whose amino-acid sequence is MAAAAELKLLEKSLGLRPGNKYSAQGERQVPVRQTNNGPSLMGLATIATHLVKLANKEHLLGSTPEEKEIIQQWLEYRVTXVDGHSSKEDTHTLLKNLNSYLEDKVYLAVYNFAVYNFTLADILLYYGLHCFIVNLTVQEEESYLNVSCWFCHIQHYPDIRQHLSSVVFIKNRLYANSH